The following nucleotide sequence is from Gammaproteobacteria bacterium.
ATATGCCTACTCGCATGGAATGTTTTGATGTAAGCCATACTCAAGGAGAAGCCACGGTAGCCTCATGTGTTGTATTTGAGCAAGAGGGTGCAGTTAAATCAGATTATCGCAGATTTAATATCGAGGGTATTGAGCCGGGGGATGATTACGCAGCAATGCATCAAGCCCTAACCAGGCGATACACAAGGTTGAAAAAAGGAGAAGGAAAGCTGCCTGATATCCTTTTCATTGATGGTGGCAAAGGGCAAGTCAGCAAAGCGGTAGAGGCATTACAGGAACTGCAGGTTGAAGGAGTAAAGATTATTGGTGTAGCAAAAGGAGTTGAGAGGCGAGCAGGTGAAGAAACCTTAATACCTGCGGATGGAAGTCCTGAAATTCACCTTAGTGCTCATTCATTAGCCTTGCATCTTATTCAACAAATTAGGGATGAAGCGCATCGATTTGCGATCACTAGCCATCGCAAGCGCCGCAATAAGAAACGGATGCATTCGCCATTAGAAAACATTGAAGGTTTAGGTCCAAAAAGACGACAGAACTTGTTGAAGTATTTTGGCGGGATTCGGGGAGTGTCTAAAGCAGGTGAGGAAGAGCTTGCTAAAGTACCAGGGATTAGCAAGAATCTAGCAAAAGCTATTTATCAAGAAATGCACTCAACAGGAAGTTAAATTAAAGTGACATATAGTATACCTAACCTCCTGACATTCCTTAGAATATTAATAATTCCTCTACTCGTTTTTGTGTATTACTTTCCACCAAATGTAATAGGGATGCGCCTCGCAGCCCTATTGTTTGCAATCGCTGCACTGACGGATTGGTTGGACGGTTATTTAGCTCGCAAGCTGAACCAAACTTCAAAATTGGGAGCCTTTTTAGACCCCATCGCGGATAAATTAATCGTTGTTACTGTATTAGTGATGATTGCAGATGAATTTGGAAAATTATCGATACTCATTCCAGCACTTATCATAATTGGTAGAGAGATAGCCGTTTCAGGGCTACGAGAATGGATGTCTGAATTGGGCTATCGAGGGTCGGTTTCGGTATCAATGTTGGGCAAGATTAAGACCACAGCGCAAATGATGGCCTTATTATTGTTGCTTTATCGTTATGATATTTTTGGTATACCTATATTTGATATTGGTGTATGGCTGTTATATCTTGCTGCGGCTCTAACGCTTTGGTCTATGTTGGTATATTTCAGAAGAGCCATTAAAGCTTTTGGTTAGTTACCTTGTCTTTAGTAATTAAGGATTATTGACTCAAGGTAAGGGTCCAATAGAATAGGGCGCATTCAGCGGGAATAGCTCAGTGGTAGAGCACAACCTTGCCAAGGTTGGGGTCGCGAGTTCGAATCTCGTTTCCCGCTCCAATTTTTTACGTAGCAGCAGTAGAAGTCATATGATCACCTACGTATTCTTCAACTTTTTTCCAAATAAGTAGTTGATTTCCAGTTAAGCAAGTTTCAAGACTTTGTAAAATACCCGAATAGCATTTGTATATTTGCTTAGCTATGAGCGAACCCTCGGGAGTAATTAGTAATTGAATTACTCGACGGTCATCTATGTCGTGTTTACGTTCAATTAAACCTCGCGTCTCTAAACTATCAAGGTGGCGAGAAATTGTGGTGGGGTCTGCATCAATGGTTTTAGCAACTTTGGTGGGAGTAACAGCATGGTTTAAATAAAGTATTTTTAATACTAACCATTGGTTCATGGTTAGATTGGCTGCACTCAAAGGTTTTTTCAATTGCTGCTTGGCTTTGTTTACGATACTCAGGCCAAGTAATACGGTAGTCGCATTAAAATCAAGACAAGAAGACGGATCTTTCGTGTCATTTTCATTTGTTGTTGATGTGGTTTGCATGTTGGGTTCCTTGGTTTATTTCCTAACTGCGAATGATCAGTTTTAGCCAGTGCAATCCCTTATTGAATGGATTGCTTGGAGTACCAAATTCGTCCTATAGAGTAAGTAATCAATCTGTAACGATTATCTAGACCTTTCTATTTGGCCTGTAATTACAGGCCAGCATCACAAAAACAAGAATAAACGCACGGATTAGGTTGGAAAAATCAATATTCGACTAAATGTTGTCGATAGCAGGCCGATAATCTTCATTGGCAATCATTGCAATATGGGAATATTAATGAAAGTGTCATACTGTATTTAACATGTTAAATGTCCATACAATAGTTATATATAAGTGTTTGAATTTAGCTAATTCGGTGGATTGGCTTTTGGTCTAAAGTTTCAACTATGGCAACTTTGATCAAACCAAATGAAGCTGAAGTGAAAGCCCAACTTGATTGTATATTGCAAGGGGAGGAGTTCGCGCGCTCACCTAAAATAACTCATTTCTTGAAGCATGTAGTAACGGAAACTCTTGAAGGAAAAAAGCAATATATAAAGGCGCATACTATCGCTATTAATGTTTTTCAAAAAGACAAAAACTTCGACCCACAAACAGACCCATTAGTGCGTGTAAATGCGGTTCGGTTACGCCGAATGCTGCGTCATTATTATTCTTTCGAAGGGAAAAATGATGAAGTTGTAATTGATGTAGTCAAAGGGAGTTACGTCCCACGATTTTATTTCCAAAATGAAAGCCATGCTGCATCAGAAGAAATTACGGACTTAGTTAAAGGACATTCGTTTCCTACGATAGCAGTACTTAGTTTTAGAAACTTAAGTGAAAAACTATCTGATTCTAATTTTGCAGATGGTGTTACTCATGAAATAGTTAGTCAATTAACAAAATTTAAGGAATTGGTCGTTATAGCAAGAAGTGCGATCAATTTATCTGAAGATAGACAAGCAAACACGCAGCAATTAAAAAAAATAATTGATGCTCGTTATGTCTTGAGTGGAAGCGTACGTATCGATGAGGACAATTTGCGTATTAACGTTGAGCTTGACGATCGAGTATCTCACTCCAATGTTTGGACACATTCTTACAATGAAAAATTAAGTGTAAAAGGTATGTTAGAAATACAAGATGAAATTGCTATGCATGTAGCAACTACAATCGCTCAACCCTATGGCGTAATTATACGCAAAGAACTTGCCCATCTAAATCGAGGTTTAACAGATAACTTTACTGCGTATGAGTTATTTTTAAGTTATTTCCAGTTTATAAGTACATTTTCACCTATAGATCATTTTCGTGCACGAGAAGCCTTGGAAGAATCAGTTCGAATGGATCCTCAGTTTTCTGATGCATGGGCTGCGCTTGCCATTATTTATGCCCAAGAATATCAACTTTCAATGAATCAGATTGAAAGAGATGTTGATGTTCGAGAGCTTGCCAATCAGACTGCGAGACGTGCATTAAAAATTGACCCGAATAACTCACGATCAAGGTTTGCAATTGCTATTGCTAAATTGATAAATGGTGAAATAGAAGGAAGCAAAGAAGACATAGCACAGGCATTGGGATTAAACCCAAACAATTCATTAATTTTGGCTCAGTCGGGGCTATTTCTTGCTTTATCTGGAAGATGGGAGAAGGGGATAGAAATGCTTGAGCATGCAAAGGTAATGAATCCTGCACATCCCGATTTCTATTATTTTCCTATTGCGTTCAATTTTTATCGGCAAGGCCTATTCAATGAGGCATTAAGAGAAATGAATAATATTCATATGCCTGAATATTTTTGGACGCACTTTCTGTTAACTGCAATCTATAGTGCACTTGGAGAAACTAAACTTGCTGAAAAATCTGCTCACCAACTTCAAAGGTTATATCCTGATATTGAAGAAAAAGCTCGATTTGAGCTTAAGAAGTGGAATATGCAATCTGAGTTTATAGAAAAATTGTTAAATGACTTGACTCAAGCAGGGTTAAAAATAGCCTGGTGATATAACTCATAATCCTATACCACAGGGTACTTTTCTGTCTGAGTGCAGATTGATAGTATGCGGGTTAAAATTAGGTAACACTTTAAATGCAGGCCTCGGTTATTGCCGGGGGTTTTTATTGCGTGAGTCTCGAATACACTCTTGATTAAGTTTCATGGCTAGGTGGTAGAGTGGTTATACAGCGGTTTGCAAAACCGTAGACACCGGTTCGATTCCGGTCCTAGCCTCCATTATGTAGTAAAGACCACTCTGTTATGCCCGGGTGGCGAAATTGGTAGACGCAAGGGACTTAAAATCCCTCGGTAGAAATACTGTGCCGGTTCGACTCCGGCCCCGGGCACCATTTATAAATTGGCTAATATCCAATCAACAGGATATGCATCGTAAAATCAAAGTCTTGGTCCTGCGCGAGTAACTGCAATCTATTATCGATGCAGTAATATTCGATTTTTTTAATCCCAATACCGTTATTTAAATAAGACAAATGAGTAATTTCACGTTCAATTCGGTTCCAGAAGTATTGAAGGACCTTAAATTAGGCAAGCTAGTTGTTGTCGTGGATGATGAATCACGAGAGAACGAGGGCGATTTGATTGGCGCCGCGGATAAATGTACGCCCGAGATGGTAAATTTCATGGCTCGATATGGTCGTGGTCTAATCTGTACAGCCATTACTGAAGAGCGTTCTAGAAAGTTAGACTTAGATTTGATGGTTGAAACGGATGATAACAATGCCTTGCACCAGACGCCGTTTACCGTTTCTGTGGATTATGTGCACGGTACTACAACAGGAATATCTGCTACTGACCGATATAAAACAATTAAAGCGCTAGCGGATCCTGCCATCGCTGCAAGTGACTTGGCTCGCCCAGGACATATTTTCCCATTACGAGCGACACGAGGTGGTGTGTTTAGGCGTGATGGTCATACTGAAGCAACTGTAGATCTGATGGAG
It contains:
- the pgsA gene encoding CDP-diacylglycerol--glycerol-3-phosphate 3-phosphatidyltransferase translates to MTYSIPNLLTFLRILIIPLLVFVYYFPPNVIGMRLAALLFAIAALTDWLDGYLARKLNQTSKLGAFLDPIADKLIVVTVLVMIADEFGKLSILIPALIIIGREIAVSGLREWMSELGYRGSVSVSMLGKIKTTAQMMALLLLLYRYDIFGIPIFDIGVWLLYLAAALTLWSMLVYFRRAIKAFG
- a CDS encoding MarR family transcriptional regulator, with the protein product MQTTSTTNENDTKDPSSCLDFNATTVLLGLSIVNKAKQQLKKPLSAANLTMNQWLVLKILYLNHAVTPTKVAKTIDADPTTISRHLDSLETRGLIERKHDIDDRRVIQLLITPEGSLIAKQIYKCYSGILQSLETCLTGNQLLIWKKVEEYVGDHMTSTAAT